The genomic DNA AATGGGAGGTATGTGTCCAAACATGATCAAACCCTGACAGAACAGCTCGTTTGCATTCATTAGGGGAAAAAGCAGTGCATGAAGATCCCTATCTCCATCGAACCAACTCCAGCAGTGGAGGAGTTGGGGTGAAATGTCTCTTCAGGAGACTGCTTTTAATCTGAGGACAAACACAACCCACTGAGACCAACTGGAGACATGTGCAGCTTCTCTTTCAAGTCGGCTCCAGTCTCTTTTCATAAAGATCGTTCAGATCTGGACAGatgttctcaaaaaaaaaagaaaaaaaagaaaaagttttcaGTTCTTGAGTAAACCCTCATCATTCTTCATCTCTTCTGAGGGAGGCTGGCTGTTGCCCGTGTCGTGCCCAGAGCTCAGTGGCTTGGAGTTGGCATTTGTTGACCTCTGCCGACGAGTGCCGTTGCCAATGCAGCGCATGAGGTTCTTAAAAGTTGCCCACATTTCCTCATCCTTGTAAGAGTAGATGCAGGGATTCATGACAGAGTTGAGTACAGCCAGGAGCAGGAGCCAGCGCTTTAACTTCATGACGTGACAATTCTCACAGTTAAGGCCATCCATCAGCAGAACCACCAAGCCAGGAGTCCAGCAGATCACAAAGGCCCCTGAAGAGAAAGAAGCAAACTGCGTCATCATCTTCAGTACGTTTCCTTTCAAAAATGTGTATAATTTTTGCACAATGGCAGTCTGAAAAGTCGCATCTTCAACATTTTGCAGATGAAACTTAAATAATAAATGTCTTATTATACAGTTATgacaagacattttggacattTATTGTATGAACTAAAATATTGATGAAAATTGTTCTAAAGAGGCGACTTTCAGCTTTGATCCTAGCAAACGAACAACAAAAACTGCATTAAAGATTGAGGAATTACGTCCTTTTGTTTCCATATTTTAAAACCTTCGTCATGAACAGTTtgaaaaggcaaaaacaaacagcaaacagtCTTCTTTGTTTTGCCTTATCATACTACTTTATCATCAGCAAGTGATAAATCAGGTTAACCTGGTGTGACTGACTCTCCCACTGCAGATCGTTTCATTTcgttatctttttaaaaaagggtcaTTTTCACTGCTTTGGTGTATTCAGCTGAAAGAGCAGAAAGTGTAGCTTTGCACACTTCAGAGCTTATCTGGCTGCTTCTGTCTTCTGGCACATCATCAATGAACTCACTGCCTCTGGAGGGTGTGCATGCTTACGTCATCTCACTGCCTCCGCCATGTTTGACACACCTTTTCCGATGCTTCGACTCAGAACAAGACCTCAACAGTTCACTTCTTTCAGAGGAACCGGTACAGCCGAGCTCCGATTCATCTGTCCACACGCCTCTTTagagctgtgtttgtttttggtcatcTCTAATCTTTCCTTTCTGGTGGTTTTTCTTTACAATACATGCTGCGAACATTCACTTCTCTCTTCTGCAGACTTGCAGGCATTTTTATGTTACTGAGGTCACCGGTGTGCTCCATCTTCTTTTCACACTATGTTAAACTTTTAGTTTGGTTACTCTTATTAATTCCTctcgtgtttttttgttttgtttgcaggaTGCTGCATTTCACTTGGGCCAGTTCGTGACAATCAATGTAAAGGCTTAGCAAACAGACTGAGGTGAGCAGAGGAAgcaggaaaatgaaaaaagatgGTTGCTGAGGTTGTGTGGCCAGAGATGATGCAGGGGTCGGGTGATAGTTACGGTTTATTACTCCAAAATGAAGCCAGTCTGCATTTTTCCATTAGCATCTTCTTGGCATAATAAATGCTGCTGGGCTGAGGGGGCCACTTGTacatatttcatttatttatttgcttctgCCCGACCTTACGTCACGATCGGACCTACATTAACCAGAGGTTTTCAGCAGACGGTAAACATAACCACAGCCTGTAGATTTTTGGATGCTCTGTATAAACATTCAAACTTCCACCCGGTGTCCGATTGCTGTGCACATGTGGAGATCAGGAATTGTGCAGAAGTTATATTTTACACAAATGGAATTATGTGTTAACAAACTTCACTCCTGAAGTTAAAGCACAGAATGTAAAAGAACCACGTTGCTTAAATTCAACCTATTCTAGTCGAGAAACAAGTAGACGCAGGTTGGAAACACAATGCCATTATTGTGCTCAGTACTTAACTGTGTGTAGCAGATAATGAGGTGGGTCATGGAGGCACTGAAGCAGCCATCTACTTCAAACATGTTTGGGCACAAAGCAAAGCAACTAAAGCTTTTCTGGAAATAAAACGAACCAACAAGCATCAACCTGTCTGCTCTACTAGAGAATCTCTGAGCTTTATGTCAACAGCaggagaaaaacatgttttttgtttgggtttttttacagCTCACCATTTCTTTTGTCAGACAGAGGGGTGTGGGAGAAGGGTTGAGCTCAGCTTTTATTCTAAAACTCAAAAACGAGTTATTTATATGCAGCCTTCTTCCGCCTGAATTTGTTTTCATCATCTTTGATGTCCAAAGTAACGTGAACCAAACTGTAACTGAGATTCCATCACCGTGCAGATTTTGAGGTATTCTACAAGCTCAAACTTTTTTCCTCTTAAATCTCTTACAAATAAAAAGGCTTTAGAAGCCCATGTTTTGAACATCTGCTCCTTTTGCTATTCATTTGTCGATTTGTGGTTACGCttaaagaatgaaaacaaatctgcCGGGAGTATTACGATGCTTCACTTCAAAAGCAGGCCCCAACACACTGGGATGTGCTACATTTAAACAGATGGATGCTTAAACTACAACAACTGCATGCTGACAAACTAGTGCCATGAAGCGCAAttatgaaaaaagaagaagagtgaTTCCTGACGCTTACTTGTTTTAAATTTGAGTGAATTTATTGTATGAAGTCGGAAAGATtatgagcaaaaaaacaaaacatcctaAAAACAATCTTCGAACCTGTTACAGGCCGAACACTGAGAGAAAACAGGGACAGCTGTTGTTTCCTTTTACTTCTAAAGGACAGTTTATGCATTAGCATATTCATTCTTTGGTGTGACAAAGGCCATAGCATTTCCAGTCTTTCTGCAATCAGTTATTTTACTGCTTTTAACAAAGCATGTGTGCTTCGTACGCATTTCTGAACTGGTTTGCCCTGCTGCCGTTTTTGTCTGCACAAGCAGTTTTCCCTTTACCTTGGACCTGACTCCATGCCCTACAGGTTTTGATAGTCCAATTGTTTCTTCCATAAGAGCTTCATTGACTTTTTCCCATAAAGCATAATCATTAAAATAATTGTGTTACATACTCTCCAGCTACAGTTTTAAGTAAGTAAGTTTCTGTGTTAACTGTTGAAGCTTATTGCTACTGTGAGCAGCGGTGGAGGGCTTTAGCCCTGTGATAGACAGGAGATTTATACCATATCTCGCCCTATGAAAGCTGAGATAGGTTAAGAGGAAGAAGGAAATCAACAGATAAATTAACATACTGAAGGGACGAACCTACACTTGTGTGATTACACTTCAAGCCATGGAGAAGTGCATCTGAAAGCAATCGCCGAAGTCCCCGAGTAtaggttctttttcttttttcccttttttgggtAGGGAGGAGGGGACGTTCACTGAAAACCAGTGCGGTGTGGTGGATGGTACGCCACACAGGCTGTGAAGCAGTGTCCTTGCAGGAGGAGATAATTACACAGCCGTCTGCAATAAAGTGTCTAAACAGACAAACATCTTCTACACTACATTCAGCACTGAGATATCTGCCCGTGTGAGCTGAGAAAGATCAACGCCGGACCATTTCTCTGTGGTGTGACGCTTCAACCTTCTCTTTTATCTGAAgagcacacaaaacaaaaagcaatcaCACTGAACGCTGAGGAACTCGTCTGACCTGCAGCGCTATCAGAGATGCATCAGTCCAGCCTGCATTCCTAGCTTTGGTGACTTACTATACATAGACTGTGTTATACAGTTCTGTGCAAATGCTTCGAGTTCTCTTTTAGTttgtctttggacattggctgctttttcaatcAGTTCATTCCAGTCCtcgtacctgaccattttcaaaggaatgttttgtttattaagCCAACTAACACTGAGGCAGCTAACTCAAGGGATAAACGATTGTTGTGTCTGCTAAGTTTTCTGCTATGCATAAAGAAgctattttaaattgtatctttaggcactttgttgccaacagcctgtcacaaaaacagtttattCCTGAACTGAATCTGTGTAAAATAACAATGATAACGCAGTTTGACGGACATAAAATGGTATGTTTGGACCACAAAGGTGATTTACTAAGAGCTGTTAGCTGGGGGGAAAGGATGTGGTGTGGAGGAGGAGGTCGGGAGAGAGGTGCAGCAgcgagtgtctacagccatctgtaaaacacggtggaggctctgccaTGGTTTAAGGCTGCCTGTCAGTCAATGGTGTTGGGAATCTTGTCAAGATGTCAAAACACTTTCAGATTTTGATCAACCATTCAACCATCTGGAAAATATCAAATTGGCAGTGACGTACTTGTTATCTAAAACAtgctgccaatgcagtaaaagcatacaagCATAGAACAGCAACACAATGGCCGCCCCAGAGCCTCAAACAAAATAGCTTCAAATGACCTTCAAAGTCTGgtgaactattcctgaagaccaTTTAAAGGAATGACAAGAGAGCTtgtctaagagagttcaggctgtgctgaagaataaaggtggtcataccaaataatTAACTGTTTTTGACTCGTATTCTAAATCTCTGTGCACGTTTGCACACGTTTCAATGAATTGCCGCCCCTTTTCTAAGCCAAATGTACAGACGTggggggtggctcaagactttttcacagcactgtacttAAAACAGTGTAACTTCCAATGGTCTGTAGTTGCACTGCAGTAGAATATCCTTGTACACTCCTATTGTACCGTTTACAATAGAAAGCACTGGTCTGATTTTATTACTGAGCCTCTATTGAAAGGTATCCTCTTGCAAAACGCCAACAAAGGGAGCCAAGTAATGATATCCGAGGCCCTCGTCTAAGATGAGTCAACTGAGAAGGGGAGAAGGTATTATGACAAGCGTTGTACCACTAAATCATGAGTTTATGTGCCAGCGGTTAAAAAACAAGAGGTATTTCTTATTACTCTGAGGCTACAGCTTCTCAGACGTGAGGGCACTGAATGGCTGCTGTTTGGGCGAACGCAGCTAATATTTTTTTTGCCCCTTTTATAACTTGCTTTTCCATCTTGTCAGGAACATCTAGATTATAATCAAGTATCTTCAGCAGAGACTCCAAATTGTTTCTAAAGTTTGTGACAACTTTAAAAAGCACAATAGTGTTTTTATGATCCGCTGATCAGCGATACTCCTCAGGGAACTACTTTATGAGTAGCACCTACCAAGCACAACCAAGACCGTCTTCATGAGCTTCATGGGTGTCCTCTTGCGGTTGATGGAGCCGGAGGTGTGTGGCATGAGCATCGCCGTCTTCTTTTTAACGTAGGCGTAGATTCTCAGGTAGATGGACACCATGATAAGGAACACCACCAGGTTGGAGACAGACCAGAAGATCAAGTAGCTCCTGCTGAAGATGGGAGCGAGCTTGGAGCACGTGTTCAGGTTGCAGATACAGTTCCAGCCCAGACTGGGCACAGCCCCCATGAAGATGGAAATGGCCCACACCAGCACAATAAGCAGCGTCACCCTCCTCTTCGTCAGGTTGCTATGAACTTTCCAGCTCATAACAGATATGTAGCGCTCCAGAGCTATGACTAGCAGGTTTGCCAGTGAAGCTGAGAGACTGATGTCTAGAAGACCTTGGCGGATGAAGTAACCAGTGACAGTAAGTTGCCGTGACACCTCGCCCGTGTTGAACATGAGGTACACGTACGCTATCCCTGCGAGGAAGTCCGAGGCAGCCAGGTTGGAAAGGAGATAGTAGAAAGGATAATGAAACCTTTTATTGGTAATGACAGCAGCTATGACCATGACATTGGAGACCAGGATGAAACAGCAGAAGATGGAGCCCACAACCTGGACCAGGATGAGCTGAGTGGTGTCCCATTTGTCATCACCTCCGCTCTGGTTGTAAAAGAACTTCATCGTCTCATTGTAATGACAGGTGTTCTGTTCGGCCATTTTAAAAGGCAGGTCTGTGAAATGAGAAAACCAAGACGTTAAAAGCAGAACTTTTCATTATCCATGTCAATAAACCTTTTGTCTCATGTTGCATCTATGCAGTCTTAGTCACCAGCTATAAAAAAGCACAACTCATTAATATCATCTTCTACAAATTTGTTGTGATGAAATCTCTAGACTGACTgagttttttctctccccctgAGCCATAGGTGTCAAACAATTACATATGGCCcgtgaagccataccaaattactatcagagctggcctactggtattacacagctaatatatatattgtttagtattaagctttgcttgttccatattcagtttttcagcaaaacgtgtttgagtccataagaaaagattcattcttatatctggaggaataaatatatttcaataaatattaacattagcccgcgactttgttccagttttgaattttggcccactgtgtatttgagtttgacacccctgctctaagcCAAGGAAGAGATTCATTCATTTGACTCCAAAACGCACACAGCACAGCCTGTTTACCGGAGCCGCTCTGATTGTACAAAACTAAACTCACAGTAAACCCTCATTACTAAAGCTGAAGGGCATGgccatatattaaaaaatcagAGTGAAAATCATATGGACCCCATCTGAAAGTTCCATGTATGCAAACATTTCTTAGGGTAAACGCTGCATACATGGTAATAAACCAGAGTTGACTGTAACACGGTGCAAGGTACACTTTTCTTCATGACTCCTTTGTTCACTCAAACTTTACTACAACCGGTCCGACTTGGAAACCAGTGGGCAGCAAAGCCAGGGGAGGAGATTCTAACAGCGGGACAGACAAATGATAAGCACTTGGAGAAACCACAGAAAAACTAGTCAAAACTAATAAGAAGTTAACAAAAAAGGCAATTACAGGAGATCGAGCAGAAGGGAAAAAGAGCCAGGTGGGTTTACCTGTGGGAAATGTTTGTCCTTTGAGCGTCAGCAGACTTAAAGTTGCGAAATCCTCAGTTGGACTTAATGAACATGTTTCTCCTGTAGCGCTGTGCGTCCTCGGCTGAGGACGGAGGGAGGTGACTTCACTGCGCCGCTGCCAGGACAGAGTGAGAGCAGAGCGTCTTCCTCCCCAGGTCTCAGCAGCGTGACGCAGAGGGCGTGAGCGTGGAGCCACCCACGCTCACTGCTGTATTCTTTGCACGAGACCCCGCGAGCGCACGATGACCAAACGAAACCGATAACAAGTCAGTGATCTGAATGAACCAGAAGTTTATCAGCTAGACTACGTGACAGCTGCGGATACAGTTACATCTTAACAGTGTGACGTCTTATTCGCGTTTTCAGTGTGAATAATGAAACATTCTAACTTTTTGGCTTTTAAAATCAGTCATTTGGAGTCCCTGTCACTTTTAACATGTCCATGAATTTTTACCAGGTCATTCACAAAAACATTTCTCCTTTAAACTCATCTGGTTTCATTCCTATAAGCATCATAATATGTGACGTTTAACCTGTTTTTTTAACCCTTGCTCATCTAGTCTCATATACACTGGAAACGTAGCGCTGGAAGGACTCCGGCTCCTAGACTGAGCTACAGAAGACTATGTGCGGTAGCTAGAAGCAGCTCCACCTTGAACAACAATACAACCACTTagcattaataataaatatgtctgataaaatattaattacaGGCGAGGCATTTTTCCTGCATAGGCACTTTTCTTTTTGACACAACAGCATCTTAAACTAGTTTTAATGCAACTTTACTTGAGTCAGAAAACTGATTAGAGTCAGCACTGAAAAAAGTTGAAACCAATTAACCAGCAGCTTAGCACCATTACCTGATTTTCTGGTAAATCGTCCTTGGAAGGGATTTGTTCCTTTGGGGTTTCGAGAAGCAGGCTCAGGTTATCCAATGGCCATTCAGGGCCTGTGACCGGGGTTCTCGTAGAGATGGGGCCCCAACCAAGAGGCGCATAAAAGAAATACCAAACTGTATCGACTTAAACGTTAGATTTTTAAACCATATTGTCTTGTTTATATCATAGCAGGATGGCATAATTGGTAAAATATAGTAGTATGTATTTTTCCTGCCCCTTTTCTCCCCTACAATGCCGATGCTAGTAGGCTCTCCCAAAGTTAGACATCTTGTGGACCAGGTACTCCCAAACCCATGGGCACAATAGAGGAAATGTGAATAAATGTGTTCCTGATTCATTTTTGTAAATAATTCTGGATGAAAACCTTTCAGTGAAGTTATTGAGATGTCAGTTAGATGACATGCAAGCTAATCACAATGGATTGATGACCTGAAACCTTTAGCATCCAGGGAATAGTTTTGTTTTACCTGcaggattttttcccccatcaaagaaaaaaaaaaggtccttTTT from Maylandia zebra isolate NMK-2024a linkage group LG15, Mzebra_GT3a, whole genome shotgun sequence includes the following:
- the lpar3 gene encoding lysophosphatidic acid receptor 3 produces the protein MAEQNTCHYNETMKFFYNQSGGDDKWDTTQLILVQVVGSIFCCFILVSNVMVIAAVITNKRFHYPFYYLLSNLAASDFLAGIAYVYLMFNTGEVSRQLTVTGYFIRQGLLDISLSASLANLLVIALERYISVMSWKVHSNLTKRRVTLLIVLVWAISIFMGAVPSLGWNCICNLNTCSKLAPIFSRSYLIFWSVSNLVVFLIMVSIYLRIYAYVKKKTAMLMPHTSGSINRKRTPMKLMKTVLVVLGAFVICWTPGLVVLLMDGLNCENCHVMKLKRWLLLLAVLNSVMNPCIYSYKDEEMWATFKNLMRCIGNGTRRQRSTNANSKPLSSGHDTGNSQPPSEEMKNDEGLLKN